In the genome of Longimicrobiaceae bacterium, the window GCTGACCGTGGCGCCGGTGGCGATGTGCGGCGCCCTGCTCGCGGCCGGGCTGGACCGCTTCCTTCCCGAGCGGAATGGCGTTCGAACCGCGCTTGCATTCGCGGCCTGGTCCGCCGGCATCGCGCTGTGGGCCGCGGCCGGGCGCGACGTGTTCGGGCTGGGATACCTGGCCGCGGCGACGGCGGGGGACGGGCACGTGCCCGCGCTCTCCGTGGGCGTGATCGCGAGTCAGGGGATTCCTTCCGTCGCGTGGACGTTCGCGCCGCTGGAGCCGGCCTTCATCGCCGGGCGGCTCGGCTTCGCGCTTCTCGCGACCGCCGCGGCGGCCGGCCTCGGCTCGCTCCTCCGCTTCCAGTCCGTCGCATCTCCATCCTCCGTCCCCCATCTCCCGTCCGTTCGGGTGGAAGAGGAGCGCGCGACCCCGCGTCCGACGCTCGCCATCGTTGCGGCACAGACCGGATCGCTGGCCGGGACGTCGCTGATCATCGCCGGGAGATGGATGAGACGGTCGCGGCTGGCGTGGATGGGGATGGCGGGCGCGCTGATCGCCGCCCTGGTGCCCGGCACGGCGCCCGGCGTGGCGCTCGCCGTCGCCCTGACGGTGCCGATGGCCGTCGTCTCCCGCACCTCCGCGCGCGAGGTCCACGTAGCGTCCGCACTGGAGGCCACGACGGCTGCCTTCCTCCGCCCCTCCGCGGCGCTGATGCACGGGTGGGTGCTGGGGGTGCTGACGCTGGCGCCGGCGCTGCCCGCGGTCGCGCGAATGGGCGGCGTGCAGGCGGCGACTGCGTGCGCGGGCGTGCTCGGCTCGGCCCTGTGGCTCACCTGGACGCACCGATGCGCGGCGCGCCCCCTGCTCGGCATCTCCACGCTGGCGGCCTTATGGTACCTGAACGTATTCGACGCGCCTCCGGGTCCGCTGGACCTGCTGGGCTTGTGGCACCCGAGCCCGTCCGCGCTGGTGGCGGCGACCTCGTTCACGGCGGCGATGGCGTGGCTGCTGTGGCGGAGCGACCGCCGCACCGCGGGCGCACGCCGGATGCCGGCGTAAGGACGACGGCGCGCTCATCCGCCGCCGCGGCCATCGCACCGATGGCGGCGGTGGCGCTCTTCCTCGCGCTCTCCACCTTCGTGCTGTCGCGCGGAACGGGCCGCGTGTACGGCTTCGACGTGGCGCGCGACCTGGGGATGGTTGTGGAAGCCGCCCTCCAGGTGTGCCCGCTCTTCGCCGCGCTCTGCCTGCTGATCGCCGGCCCGCTGCGCGACCGTCTGGCGGAACGCCTCGCCGCGCGCATCTCACCGGCGCCGTCGCCTCTGGCCCGGGTCGCCGCGGTGGCGCTCGTCTCGGCCGCGTCCGCGCTGGCCTTCCTGGCGCTGACCGCCGCCGCGGTGTGGGCGGTGACGAGCGGCGGGGCGGGCGCCTCCGGCGTCTACATCGCGCCAAAGGTCTGGCTGTCGCTGCTCTTCGACCTGCTGCTGATCGGGATCTTCACGCACTTCGTGCACGCGCTCACGCGGCGGGGCGGCGTTTCGGTGCTGCTCTTCCTGGGCTACGTGGTGCTCGTGGTGGTCGCGGGGCCGGCGCTGCACGTGACGGAGTACATCGGCTTCGGCTCCACGACGCCGGTGGTGCTCACCGCGTACGACCCGACGCCGGTAGGCTTCGAGGCGGCGTGGGCGTGGCGGCTGTACTGGTCGCTCGTCACGTTGACGATGCTGGCGCTGCTCCATGCGTTCGATGCGCCTCCGCGCGGCCTCCTCGCGTCGCTGCGCTCACCGGGCGCGAAGCGCGGGCGCGTTGCGGCGCTGCTCCCGGTCGCCACCGCCTTCGCGGCCGGGCTGGCGGCGCTCCACGTCTCCGGGCTGCGGGCGGATGCGACGCGCTCCTACGCCGCGGGCCCGCCGGTACTGCCAGCAGCCGTCGCGGCGGGTGGCCTGGAGCGGCCCACGCTGGAGCGTTTCGCGGTGGACCTGGCCTACGCGCCCGAGCGCCGCCGGGTGGAGGTACGCGGCACACTGACGCTCGTCAACGACCGGGGACACGGGCCCCTCCCCTCGGTGCTGCTGGAGAAGTCTCCGGCGCTGCGCCTGGATGCGGTAGATGCCGACCGGCCCGCGGCCGTGCAGAGGGATCGCTCCGGGCGCCTCGTCGCGCTGGCGCTGCGCACGCCGCTGGGCGCGGGCGAACGGCTCACCGTCCGCTTCCAGGGTTCGGTCGATGCCGCGAACCCGTTCGACCGCGTGACGCGATCGCTGGTCTTCTCGCGGGCGTTCTATCTCACGTCCCCCAACCTGCTGCCGCTGCCGCGCCGCCCGGACTGCTTCGACGCGCCCGGCCGGAGAAGCGTCGCCGCCCGTTGCGACGCGGGGGAGAACTACCTGCTGACCGACGCGAGCCGCGGCCGGCTCTCCGTGACCGTGCCGGCCGACCTGCAGGTGGCGGGCGTCGGGACGATGCGGATCCTCCACCCGGGCGGAACGGCGGTCTACGAGCTCACCCTCGACGGGTCGCGGCTCACCAACTTCTTCGTGGCGGGCGCGGCGTTCGGCAGCGCGACCCTGCCCGCGCGGGGCGGCGTGCCGGCGGTGACGGTGTACGGCGCGAAGCGGGACGCGGCGCGGCTCCGCGACGTGGCGGGCGCGGCGCAGCGTGCCGTGGCCTACTACCAGGGCTTCTGGCCGCGCTATCCCGGCGGCAGCCTGACCATCGTGGAGGCGCCGTCCCCGATGAACGAAGCGACGGCGTATTCGGGCGCCGTCGCCATCAACGAGAAGCTGCTGCGCGGGCGCGCGGCGCGCGGGGTGGAGGGGAGCGGCCTGGCGCGGCTCGTCGTGGCGCACGAGCTGGCGCACCAGTGGTGGGGATACGCGGTGGTCCCGGCGCGCGAGCCCGGCCGCCTCTTCGTGCTGGAGTCCACGGCGCAGTTCGCCGCCTACTCCGAGCTGGACAGCCAGGGCATCCTGCCCGCCGACACCGCGCTTGCCCGCGAGCAGCGCCGCTACCTCGCGGCGGTGGGCGGAGGGGGTTTGGCAGACCTCCCGCTCAGCCGGATCGAGCGCGAGGACTGGCTGGCGTACCACAAAGGACCGTTCGTGCTCCTGCGGCTGGACCGAGCCACCAAGGGCGGGCTGATGCCGGCGCTGGGCACCCTCCTCGCCGCCACCGGAGGCAAGCAGGCCGTCGTCTCCCCCGGCGCGCTCGTCGATTCGCTCATCCAGCGCCTCCCCGCGGCGGAGCGCACCCAAGCCCGCACGCTCCTCACCACCGCGCCGAAGCGGTAGCTCGTCCCGGAACGCGGGACAAGCGATGAGTTACGGACGGAGCGAAGGACGTTCGGGGCGGCAAAGATGTGCGGCAGCGGCATCGCCCTGGCGGCTGAAGCCGCGGGCTACGACGGCACGAAGCCCACCTTCGTGGGCTGCGGCTTCGGCATCCCGGCGCGCGTGAACCGCCACGCATCCGCAGAGACAGAACGGTACGACGTGAAAACGGGATGATGCGGCCGCATCATCCCGTTTTCACGTTCGTCCATCTACCTTGTGCATCACCGCCGGTCATCCGCCGTCCGCCGCACACCCTCGGCTGCAACACGGCCGCGGTTCGCACGATGCGGCGGATGCAGGCCGTACGGGAGACCTTTTCGGAGCTTCGACCCCGCACGCCGATGCGCCGGGACCGTGCCTCCAGCGTGACGCACCCCCCGCGCAGGGATCTAGCCGCGCAGCATCAAAGCCGCTGCAAGAAGTCGATCTTGATCATCCGCGTGCCGTGGCCGGCGAAGTCCACCTCGGCGCGGTCGCCGGCGATGGCGAGCACGATGCCCTCGCCGAAGGTGCCGTGCGTGACCTCCTCGCCCAGCCCCAGGCTGCCCGACTCATCCTCCGCGCCCTCGGCCGAGAGCACGCCGTCTACGGACTCGCGCGCCGCGTCGGTGTGGGCGCGGTCGCCGGTGCTGAGGCCCGCAGCGCAGTTGTCGCAGTGGCCGCACACGAAGTCTTCCGCCGGCGCCTCGCCGAAGTATTCCAGCACCATGCGCGTGCGGCAGCGGGCGGTGCGGCAGTAGCGCAGCATCTCCTCCAGTTTGCGCCGGTCGATCTCGCGACGGTGCTCGTAGTCGGTCAGCTCGCGGCTCAGGTCGGCCGCCGTCACGTCGGGCGCCGTGCGCTCCCAGAAGCCGCCGCGGTGCTCGCGCACCATGCCGTGCCGCTTGAGCAGCGTGAGGACGATTCGGGCCTTGCGGCGCGGCACGTCGCCCATGTCGGCGATCTCGTCCACGTGGCGCTTCTCGCCCAGCGGCGCGGCGTTGACGATGCGCGCCACCCCGATGGCCTCGTGCAGGTCCGGGTACTTTCCGCCCAGGAAGTAGCCCTGCACCGACTTGTCCTCCACCCGGTACAGCACCGTGCAGCGCGACGGCAGCCCGTCGCGTCCGCTGCGGCCCACCTCCTGGTAGTACGCCTCGATGCTGCCGGGGAAATGGTAGTGGATCACGAAGCGGATGTCGGGCTTGTCGATGCCCAGCCCGAACGCGTTGGTGGCGATCACCGCCTTCACCGTGCCCGCCATGAAGCGGTCCTGCGCCTCCGTCCGCTCGGCCGCGCTGCGCTTGCCGTGGTACAGCGCCACCGGGTAGCGCGGCGAAAGCTCCTCGTACAGCCGCTCCGCCTCCTTGATGGTCGCCACGTACACGATTCCCGTGCCCTGCGCGTTGCGCAGCAGCCGGTCCAGCGCGGCGTCCTTCTCGGACTCGTTGACCGTGGGCAGCACTTCGAGGAAAAGGTTGGGCCGCAGCAGGTCGGTCACGTGCACCAGCGGGTCCTTCATCCGCATCTGGTGGATGATGTCGTCCCGCACCTCTGGCGACGCTGTAGCCGTGAGCGCCAGCACCGGCGGGCGCCCCAGCCGCTCGGCGATGCTGCCCAGCATCATGTAGTCCGGCCGGAAGTCGTGCCCCCACTGCGACACGCAGTGCGCCTCGTCCACCACGAACAGCGACACCTTGCGGTCCAGCAGCACCTCGAAGAACTCGCGGTCGCGGAAGCGCTCCGGCGTCACGTACAGGATCTTGCCCTCACCGCGCTCCACCGCCGCCTCCGCCGCGTTCTGCTGCCGCGTGGTGAGCGACGAGTTGATGGTGCTGGCCTCCACGCCCAGCGCCTCCAGCTTGTCGGTCTGGTCCTTCATCAGCGCGATGAGCGGCGAGACGACGAGCGTGAGGCCGGGCAGGTGCAGCGCGGGGAGCTGGTAGATGAGCGACTTGCCCGCGCCGGTGGGCATTACCACCAGCGTGTCGCGGCCGTCCAGCACCGCGCGGATCACGTCCTGCTGCCCCGGCCGGAACTCGTCAAGACCGAAGCGCGAGCGCAGGGTGTCGAGCAGGCCCGCATCGCGGCCCGCGTCTGCCGAAGGGTTCAAAACGCCAGCGTCTGTCACAGGGTTTGCCGAAACGGATGGACGGCGCCCAGGGTGCAATCTCCGCACCACGTCCCGACCCTCACCTCGGACCCCGTCCATCCGCAACCCTCGCAGCATCATACGTCGCCACGCACGCTTGAAGCGGCGGCGCCCCGGCCCGCGCACACCCCCACCTTCACGACACCGTGCTCCCCTCTCCCAGGCAGTTTTGGGAGAGGGGTCGGGGGAGAGGGCACCCCGGCCGCCGCACCGACCGCATCCGAACCGACCGGGAGATGCGTGGCGGCGCGATTGCGGCGCGGTTCCCCGGGCTTATTATCCACCGCAGCCGGTGCGCGACCCCAGGCGCCCCCGCCGATGCGCAGCCGTGATCGCCGCGACTCCCCCATCTCCCGAGAACCCAACCGATGCGCCGAGTCGAGCTGGTGCGCGCCGCACGCGCCGTCCTCCAGGCCCTGCGCGAGAGCCGCGTGCACGAGGCGCTCATGGAGGTAGGCCGCGGCGCTCCGGGCGAGGGCGCGCGCTCCGCGCTGCTGGGCGCGCTACGCGAGTACACGGTGCGCTCCACCGCCTTCGGGCCGCACGAGCGCAAGGTGGCGCAGGCGCTGGATCTGGCGCCGCTGGACGACCCCGCGTTCTGGGCCCGCGCCGTGGGCGCCGACGAGCCCGCCGCCCGCGCCGCCGCCGCGCAGATGGCGCAGTCCATCCGCAACACCGCCGCGTATCTCCCCAAGCTGCTCGCGCTGCTCAGCAACGAAGCCCTCCGCCGCGGCGCCGCCTCGTCGCGCGGCGAGCGGTCGGGCGACGGGCTGGCGCTGCTGGAGGTCGTCGTCATCGAGAACGAGCGGCAGCGGTCGTCGCCCATGCGGCTCATCACCGCGCTGGAGAGCGTGTGGCTGCTGTACGACGTCGCGGCCACCATGCAGGGGCTGCCGTCCAGCACCCTCAGCGTGGAGTCGTGCGATGCGGGCAGCGACAAGTCGTTCGCGTTCCTGGGCTTGGAGCCGGTGATCGCGGCCGTCAAGCAGATCGTCCTCTCCGTGTGGGACCGCGTCGTCTTCTACCGCGGACGCCAGAGCGACGTGCGCCTGGAGATGATCGAGCGCTCCGTGCCCGTCCTCACCGAGCTCGCGAAGATGAAGCAGACGGGCGCGCTGGGCCCCGAGCAGGCCGAGCTCCTGCGCCGCGGCATCCTGTCCGGCGTGAAGAAGTTCCTGGACGCGGGCTGCACCATCCCGGAGATCGAGGCCAGCAGCAGCCACGAGTCCCGCACCCTCCTCGCCCCGTCGCCGCGCCTGCTCGCCAATCCTGGCGACTCTCCCGGATTGCGCTAGGCCGCAATCGCCGGCAGGTGCCGCGGCCGTGCGATGCGTGTGGGCGGATGTGACCGGGAGGGCGCGCGGGGCGTCCGTCAGGAGGCGGCGAGAGGTCGCTCCGTTAGCCGGGCACTGCCCTTGCAAGGCAGGCAGAGTCTGGATGCAGGTTCGGGAAGGCCAGTGCGGTACAACTCAACGGGGAGGGATGGGACGATGAATCTGTTCGCCAAGAAGTTTACGGTGGTTCTCGCGACGGCGGCTACGCTGGGCGTGACGAGCCTTTCGGGTTGCGCGTCGATGAACAACAAGGAGCGCGGCGCCACCATCGGCGCCTCGACGGGCGCAGCGATCGGCGCGGTGATCGGGCGCAACAACGGCGGCACGGCCAGGGGCGCGATCCTGGGCGCGGTCCTCGGCGGCGCGGCCGGCGCCGTCATCGGTCACCAGATGGACCAGCAGGCCAAGGACATCGAGACGGCCGTCCCCGGCGCCACCGTGGAGCGCGTGGGCGAGGGCATCGCGGTCACGTTCCCGTCGGGCATCCTGTTCGCGGTCAACAGCGACCAGCTCCAGGGCGCCGGGCGCGACAACCTGACCAAGCTCGCGCAGACCATGCAGCGCTACCCGGGCAGCTCGGTGCTCATCGTGGGGCACACGGACAACACGGGCACCGACGAGTACAACATGGCGCTCTCGCAGCGGCGCGCGCAGGCTGCGGCCGGCTACCTGGTTTCGCAGGGCATCGCCGCCGGCAGCATCCGCACCGAGGGCCGCGGCGAGTCCGAGCCGGTCGCCGGCAACGACACCG includes:
- a CDS encoding ATP-dependent DNA helicase RecQ; this encodes MNPSADAGRDAGLLDTLRSRFGLDEFRPGQQDVIRAVLDGRDTLVVMPTGAGKSLIYQLPALHLPGLTLVVSPLIALMKDQTDKLEALGVEASTINSSLTTRQQNAAEAAVERGEGKILYVTPERFRDREFFEVLLDRKVSLFVVDEAHCVSQWGHDFRPDYMMLGSIAERLGRPPVLALTATASPEVRDDIIHQMRMKDPLVHVTDLLRPNLFLEVLPTVNESEKDAALDRLLRNAQGTGIVYVATIKEAERLYEELSPRYPVALYHGKRSAAERTEAQDRFMAGTVKAVIATNAFGLGIDKPDIRFVIHYHFPGSIEAYYQEVGRSGRDGLPSRCTVLYRVEDKSVQGYFLGGKYPDLHEAIGVARIVNAAPLGEKRHVDEIADMGDVPRRKARIVLTLLKRHGMVREHRGGFWERTAPDVTAADLSRELTDYEHRREIDRRKLEEMLRYCRTARCRTRMVLEYFGEAPAEDFVCGHCDNCAAGLSTGDRAHTDAARESVDGVLSAEGAEDESGSLGLGEEVTHGTFGEGIVLAIAGDRAEVDFAGHGTRMIKIDFLQRL
- a CDS encoding OmpA family protein; this translates as MNLFAKKFTVVLATAATLGVTSLSGCASMNNKERGATIGASTGAAIGAVIGRNNGGTARGAILGAVLGGAAGAVIGHQMDQQAKDIETAVPGATVERVGEGIAVTFPSGILFAVNSDQLQGAGRDNLTKLAQTMQRYPGSSVLIVGHTDNTGTDEYNMALSQRRAQAAAGYLVSQGIAAGSIRTEGRGESEPVAGNDTEAGKARNRRVEVAIFASEQYRQQILNQNHP